From the Candidatus Poseidoniia archaeon genome, the window GTCGGCATCCGTCAGGTCCGCACTGTACAGGTTGGCATCCGTCAGGTCCGCCCACCACAGGTTGGCATCCGTCAGGTCCGCAGACACCAGGTAGGCATCCGTCAGGTCCGCACTGTACAGGTTGGCATCCGTCAGGTCCGCATACACCAGGTTGGCATCCGTCAGGTCCGCATACCACAGGTGGGCATCCGTCAGGTCCGCATCCTCCAGGTTGGCACCCGTCAGGTCCGCAAATCGCAGGTCGGCACCCGTCAGGTCCGCATCGTACAGGTCGGCATCCGTCAGGTCCGCAGACCCCAGGTAGGCACCCGTCAGGTCCGCATACCGCAGGTCGGCATCCGTCAGGTCCGCATACTGCAGGTAGGCGTTGGAGAAGTTCGTGGAACTATTACCCTCGATGTTCATCAGCAGGCTCTCGTTCAGTCTCGCCCCGGAAAGGTTAGCACCCTCCAGATTGGCGCTGCGCAGGACGATACCGGTGAGGTCCATCCCGCTCAGGTCCGCGCCGCTCAGGTCTGCGTCGGCGCAGTTGCCGAACGGCACCAGCTGGCAACTCGTCGCGTTCTCGAGTTCCGCTTCGAGCGCGGCGATGTCGGCGGCGTGCTGGTCGAGTATCTGGTTGATATTCGTGACCGCAATCTCGAGTGTCGTAACTGCTGCCTCAGCGGCGGCGAGCCGGAGCTCGACCGCAGCGAGGTTGGCGGCGACCGCGCTGATGTTCGCCTCGACCGCCTCCATCAGCAGCAGGTCGGCATCGAGGATGTCGATGATGGCATCGATTTCAGCCTGCAATTCGGCGATTTGCGTGTCGGTGGTGTTGTCAGCGCTCTCGTTCTCGAGCGCATCGACGCGCGCGTCGAGCGCTTCGATGAGCGCCAAGTCGGCGTCGAGGATGTCGGAGATTGCCCCGAGTTCGGCGTTCAGCGTGGCGATGTCGGCGTCGTTGCTCGCGACGGTCGACTCGACGTTATTGATGTCGGATTGCAGCGAGCTGCTGAAGAACACGTTCAGCAGCAGCACGACTGCCAGTCCTCCGGCGACGAGCGCCGTCTGGGTGGGATTGCCTGCGTCCATGCCGCACGCACTTTTCCCGGGCTATATCAGTATGCGCGCAGGTCCGCCGCTTTCATGATTTCGCGCATGAAGCTGGTGGCGTAGGTGCCCTTGTCGAGCGCGAAACGGAACTCCGGCACGGCGCCATCCATGCGCCACTCCAGGGCTTGGGCCGTAGCGTGGATGGGGCGCCGCAGTCCGTCGGAGGCGAGCCGCGGCGCCTCCGGCAGCGCGTAGCGCTCGCGAGCGATGCCGCTCTCCGCAACCACTTGCCGCTCGATATCGCCT encodes:
- a CDS encoding pentapeptide repeat-containing protein, producing MDAGNPTQTALVAGGLAVVLLLNVFFSSSLQSDINNVESTVASNDADIATLNAELGAISDILDADLALIEALDARVDALENESADNTTDTQIAELQAEIDAIIDILDADLLLMEAVEANISAVAANLAAVELRLAAAEAAVTTLEIAVTNINQILDQHAADIAALEAELENATSCQLVPFGNCADADLSGADLSGMDLTGIVLRSANLEGANLSGARLNESLLMNIEGNSSTNFSNAYLQYADLTDADLRYADLTGAYLGSADLTDADLYDADLTGADLRFADLTGANLEDADLTDAHLWYADLTDANLVYADLTDANLYSADLTDAYLVSADLTDANLWWADLTDANLYSADLTDADLGSADLTDASLSSADLTDADLSYADLTGAHLMHANLTGADLYGADLKFADFTSATVTNTNFDDTYWHQTIWTDGDRYDSNPPAPA